From the genome of Vicia villosa cultivar HV-30 ecotype Madison, WI linkage group LG2, Vvil1.0, whole genome shotgun sequence, one region includes:
- the LOC131646989 gene encoding small ribosomal subunit protein eS30z/eS30y/eS30x: MGKVHGSLARAGKVRGQTPKVAKQDKKKKPRGRAHKRMQYNRRFVTAVVGFGKKRGPNSSEK; encoded by the exons ATGG GTAAGGTTCACGGATCACTCGCTCGTGCCGGTAAGGTTAGAGGCCAAACACCAAAAGTGGCCAAACAGGACAAGAAGAAGAAGCCCCGTGGTCGTGCCCACAAGCGCATGCAGTACAATCGCAGATTCGTCACTGCTG TTGTTGGATTTGGCAAGAAGAGAGGACCCAACTCATCTGAGAAGTAA